In Juglans regia cultivar Chandler chromosome 13, Walnut 2.0, whole genome shotgun sequence, the DNA window AAATAACGTTATTATTGCAAAGGATTCAAGAAATGGGGAAGATGAAATACCTGGttgagaggaagagaaatgcgagatcagagagagagagagagagagggtcgtgCAGTGGCGTTGTTGCCGACGAGACTTTCAGCTATTGCGGGGTGTGAGTTTGAAGCTGTGATTTTACCAACATCTAAGATTTTTCACAGGGgcggaagaaagaagaagagacgttaatgaaaaaattgaaagggaAATAAACTGACTGTAGTTTGTGAGAAAATGtcgagagaagagagagagtgttacAAAAACGAAACCAGTTTGAGTGGGGTGGGAGCTTTggcttctccctccctccctccctgcCCAGATGTTGTtttcctgtatttttttttttgttttgtgtattttttcaGGTCAAATAAGGGAGAAACGCCAATCTGGgatttctcggcaaccaaaagACTACACGTGCCCCACCATGGTGTTCCTCAACTGCCGATCTTCCAGTCTACTGAACACGGCGACAAAAGGAATGGCGCATAGCACGCATGCGCGGGTTGAAGGTGCGTGCGTGGCTTCCATGCGCCATCGCAAGAAGCTTTCTGCCGATGCCACGCGAGGCATTTTTTGGGCTAACTCCTAAAATTTTTGTCCAGTGTTTTTGTTCAGTCCAGTGTTTCTGGTTGAAgatctgttttatttttcagttttttcctatgtattttttgttctgtCTTTTGTtgttagttaaaaataaaaagaaatatgataTTGGACTTGATATCCATAGCAGAAGAGTACCTCACCTCCTTTGGAGGAGTGAGTTTGTTTAGTTCTATTTTTACAGAGCGTTTTTCTCTCTGACGTTTGTTAGGAGAGagtttatagaagttaagataaTGTCCACCACAAAAAAATTTGTGGGCGGAGGAGCCCATAACAGATGAGTAGTTTGGCTGGTAATCTGGGTTTTTCCTGTACTGATTAGTGACAGCTGTAACTTTAGATTCATTGAACGAAATAAAgtctatttaagaaaaaaaaaaaagactttgattttaaaattactgtagctaaaaCTAGCTGTAGCCTACCCTTTACCTAATCCAATGCCATCGGTTTTTTGGTGCTAATCGctatttgaagttttttatttattttattattattattattatcattattattatgagaaattctatttgcagtcttcaCTTAGAGGCTGCATGTGCAgatcctttattaaatgagaaaaaacatcattttaagagggatggttttataattttaaaaatttttaaaaataaaattgtctaGGCTTGTATTGTAATCCTCAAATGGAGACTATATTTAGCAttgctctattattattatcttgagCTATTTCAATGAGATTGCTCTAAGTAGCTAGTAACATGTTATTATGGTTTTACTAAATACGTTTTAATGCTTGAGAAGCCACCATTTTGATTGACCATTAAAggaactatatatttttttttatcaagctAGGTATGCACATATATACCATTAGCCGAATCAATTATATACCATGtgttatatttatctatattcgCTTGCAATATCTATGTATTCGGTCTGGTTTACACTTCTGCTAagtaattaactatatataatatatataataagcaaaatattattaaatggcAAACCTACCACTGTTGAAGTGGccgtagatatatatataatatgagtcAGCAGAGTAGCCGCTCATAGTTATcgtctttttatattttagtttttatatttatatttatatttttatatattttttaatatatttaaatatttaaaaaaatattttaatatatttaaaaattaatttcttaatcactaagtaaaaaaaaaaaaaattaacaaacgGTCAAATGGAATGATAAGTTTAGGAGGATAAAGTAGTTTTttccatataatattattccGTGCAGACATAATAACAACATATATTTGTACGATTCAGTTGGAGGAATTACAATAGAGTCGGGCTACTCTGATGCTCTGCTCAACCTTATCGCTTCTaatttttgagttattttttttatttttttaatatatttaaatatttttaaaatataaaaaaatattctaatatacaaaaaataaatttcttaatcattaagttaaaaacaaaaacaaaaaattcttttgacaAGCGGTACACTTGAGCTGTAGGCAAAATAGCATTTTTATTGGGAGGGTGTTTTATTTGTCAGTTAATTAATGCTATCCTACAAGTTTGGTGTCTGCCAACACAATAACTATTGCAAGGCTGTAAAGGAGGAGATGATTTCGACAATAACATGGGAGACTGTATTATTTGTCTGTCTGTGCATGTGTATGCATGTTTGCGTCTCATGTgtataatttttactttataaGTTGCCTTAATTAcgtatcaaattattaaatctcATACATAGACATTGTGGATACAATATTCAAAGACGGGGGTGCTTTTCAATGTCCTTGACTCGGGTCTTAGTTAACAACCAATTAAGCCCAATCTTGGGATAGTCTTTTTGGTAGTAGTTGATAAATATCTTCAAGGGCATTAATTCTACGTACGTAGATAGAATAAAGATAATCTTAAAGAAAAGATTCaacaaatttttcataaataaaaatctacGGATTCAACTGCAGCATCACCTCCTTAACCACTTTGTCGAGATTTAAGTTTGAAGAACCATCTGTACCAACTGCTTCCTCTGCCATTTTCTTCCACTTCATGGCATGTTTCCTCATCTCCTTACCCTTCTTTCCCTCCATCAACTCTCTCACAAGCTTCTCCACTTCATCTCTTTTCACATTACAATCGATCTCCATGCCAATGCCCCATTCAACGCACGCGAGCCTACAGTTTGTCTGCTGGTCGGCAAAGAACGGCCAGCAGAGCACAGGCACTCCAGCACACATGCTTTCAATCATCGAGTTCCATCCGCAATGGGTCAAGAATCCTCCGATTGATGGGTGGCTTAGCACATCCTCTTGTGGGCACCAACTTACCTGCACAATACCTCTGTCTTTGGTTTCACTTAAAAACTCGTGGGGTACAATCACCGAGTCACCCTTCACCATGTCAGGCCTAATCACCCACAGGAAGGCTTTCTTGCTGTTAGCGAGTCCGCAAGCAAACTCGACCATTTGTGGTGGGGTTAGGACTGTGATGCTGCCGAAATTCACGTAAATAACCGAGTTGGGTTCCTTGGAATTGAGCCATTCGAGACAATCAGCTTCATTTTTCCAAAGATTGGAACCGATATTATTCAACTTTGAATTGTTTTGTGGAATCTGACTGAGAAGCAAATGAAGAGGGCCAATGGAGTAAACAGGAGGAAACAAGGAGGAAAGAGCATCCAATCCTTCATGCTCCAATGCATCAAAAGTGTTCACAACTATGGCGGAAGCTTTTGAAGCTTTCTCTACcatctccaaaataaaattCCGCATGATACCTTTCGGATCTGATGCGAATAGAAAGCTGGGGAGATCCTTGATGCGAATATTTTTCATCCCAGGAATCCAATCAATTGTAGTCTCCATGTACCTGTTTGGAAGATGGCTCTCATCTGCAtgattttcattcaaaaaaattaaaatagagttcattgaagattaatcacgtgtaattaattaaaactttttacgAAATTTAAACATCTCGTCTAGCCTATACGTTTGAACCTAAGTGGAACATTCATATAAAGAACGCCTAACGGCCTAGGTGGAAACATGTTATCTGCAAAAACTTGCACCACATCTTAACGCTGAGGTTGCGTTAAATGATCTCCCGTCCAAGATTTTGAGATTCGATCGTAAATAGAAGTGCATATGAAGATGTTTGATAAAAGAAGATCGTGAAGAAGTAACAATTAATAGGACCAAGGAATATATCGTACCTTTGGGTGGTGTAAGTATACCACTTTCGACTAGACGGCGGGTGTGTGCAAAGCCTAAAAAGGCACGGGCACTCGCAGTGGACAACAGAAGGATAGGGATTCCCAGTTCTTCAGCAACGTTACTGGAGAAATGCATGCTGAAATCACTAACTATGCAGCTCACCGGGGGAACATTCGAGGAGACAGTATCATTAAGTTTCGCAAGTAGATTTCGAAAGGGGATCATGAAGTTCTTTGCGATAGAGTCGCACAGTGATGGGATGTCTTGGGTTGCGTCGGCATCGGAGGGAGGCAAACCATCGGGGATGGTTTCAAAGCAAAAGTCCGGCAAGCCGTCCAAGGAATCGGGACCTCTGGCCTTGAGCAAGCGTCTGTGATTGAACTCGGTGTTGATAAAAGTTATGTGGAAGCCTCTGTGATGAAGGACTTTTGCTAGTTTGAGCATCGGATTAACATGGCCTTGAGCTGGGTATGGGATGCAAACAGCATGAGGCTTCTCCTCCACAGAACccatctctctatctctctcaattGGCAGAACAAGATATTAATGTATATTTATAGCGAGGGCTCTGCATATACATCTGatcttatcattttcaattaaataattaatttaatttttttaaatcttaaaataaaaataatattaaaaaatatattctaacaatattttattcaattttttaattttaattttaatcttaactcatctcatctaatctacaaaaacaaacaaagccaTCATACattcaatatttataattttttataaaatgtgtagatattttttttataggctaCGTAGGATTGGAATGTgagatagtaaatagtaattaataaaaagaattttttggataaatttaaatagtgagatgataattttttattttaaataaaaatttaaaatattattttttaatattattattttaaaattttaaaattttaaattatttattatattttacgtaaaaatttaaaaaattaaaataataaaatgagataaaaattttatatttcatcccACTTGTCAAATCAAAGAAGCCTAGTAGTACTTTTTATCTCCATGCACATGACTCGTACGCGATCGCTCCTAACCCGCCTCTCCCTTACAGGTGCGCAACCTTCGTCATcatgattttattgtatatagaaaggaaaatgctggagctcccgctgggggctcccgctggagccccagtgtattttattatgtattttttttaatttttttttatatagatatttttaataattttaaatatttttaaaaaataaaaatttttataatattattaaataatacttgcttaatcacgaaataaaatataaaatatttttttataattttttattttacttcgtgattaagaaagtattttttaataacttttttttttacttcttgattaagaaagtatttttaatgatgttctaaatttattttattttttaaaaaatattaaaaaatattaaaaaaaattatataaaaaacaacttaaaaaaaaacacatataatatatactacagCCCCAGCATGATCCATATAGAAAAACCTTActgttggaattttttatttttatttttatttaataattaaaaaatattttttaatattattataattttttaaaaaatatttaaaaatgtataaaacatatatatatatataattaaacctAACAATAGCTTCTGCGAGAGTTAGGAGCGGTGGACGTAATTAGTACCGTCCATAAAAAAAACCTTACGTACCGGCCTGATCAAGCATGGGGTCCAATGTTTTCTAGACTGGTAATTTAGTCAACAAATTAATGAAGCTCTACCTCCTTTTTCCTAATTTATTTGCTAATATTAATGGCCCTCTCAGAGATCGAGGAGCTCTTCTTGCTGAAATTAGAAAGTCGACCAGTAGTACTTcaattaatttgtatatatcatggttaatattttaacaaattcaCACATATAAAAAGCGTATGTACCAAGCATGCTGGCGCTAAAATTTACAGGTGCAACCCGGCCCCTAGCCAGTAATAAGCTGTTATTATGGTTTTAATAAATACGTTGCAATGCCTTAGCTAGAAGCCAaatttgattgattgattgattgctAATatcaaaaattgcacaacagacTAGAAAGAAATAGATATCCTTGACCCACGTACGCGATTTGGACTTTGATACAATGCTCTTTGCGTAAATGTCCATGGATTGTTGGGGGCAAAATCTACCATATCAGGGGTGATGATTTTATAATGTCTCGTAGCCTCACATAACGCTTAATACAATGAGAGAATCTAGTCTCAGGAGAGTCCCTCTAGAGAATTGGTAGAGAGTGCATGGAGTGAGTTTTCCAGATTTGTAGGGGAGCTGCTCCTTATTTAGAGGTTATTTCTTTATAGTGATAGAATCCAACTTGACTTGTGATACATTTTCCTATAAGAAGTCTGAGCCAACTTCTTTGCCTTATCTATTTCCTGTCTTATctcttgactttatctcttcccttagTGATATATTTTTAGAGGGTTTGACCCAGTCAATTTAATTCCTAACAGATGCCATCGATTCTTAAAGTCAACTTGTTTATCAAGAAGGCCTTGACAATCTTAAAGTCAATCGTGGTGGAGGTAACCTGTAAAGAAAGAAATTCTGGTAGTTGGTTCGTAGTTTTTCAATGTTATGCAAAGGAGATCTCAATGAGTGGTCCTCaagaagaaattataaaatgtgtaatAAGGGCCTTTGAGGATAGGCCTTTGAGAAGTTTGTTTGTAAGAACGTTTGTGTAGTGATTGTATGTGAATGCTTATCGTTAGTAAAGTGCGTTTATTTTTGTGCTCGGTGATCGTTTTTGGGTTTTTAGTGGCCTCAGTGGATTTTGCCTCGTGCTATAGTTTTTTGTTGGTGTTTCTCCGTTTTGATGTGGATATAAGAGTTTGTTGTAGTAACCCGCACATAAGTGGTCAGGGTGCCCGTTGACCCCCTGGATCCATCTTAGGTGGTTGTTGAGCTCGTTGACTTGTTCCTAAAGGAGACACTCGGAAGTGAGTGTAGCGggagaaggtgttaacgagagatctttcgaccgttttaacctttaagtattaggctagtgggagatccctcgaccacgtcacgTTTTGGTGAGAatgtgttaacgggagatccctcgaccgttttaagctttaagtattaggctagtgagAGATCTCTCGACCATGTCACCTTTTggtgagaaggtgttaacgggagatcccttgaccgttttacctttaagtttTAGGCTAgggggagatccctcgaccacgttATCTTTTGGTGAGAATGTGTTAATAagagatccctcgaccatttaacctttaagtattaggctaagGGAGATCTCTCGACCATATCACCTTTTGGCAAGAAGGTGTTAATgagagatccctcgaccgttttacctttaattattaagCTAACGGGAGAGTGCTTCGACCACGTAACCCTGACAATGCAAGTGTAGTGGGAGATGCCATCGATCGCGTAACTCTAGCGATGAGTGTAGTGGGAGAGTGCCTCTACCACGTAACCCTTTGAGGTGGGAGACAAAGCGCAACCGCAATCTGTGGCGGGAGCTAGAGATTGATCATaccaataaaaacaaatatgtttGGTTAAATAATCCAAACCAcaagtttgaagtttgaaaaccTGGTCCATCTCGCTTGAGTGGTGAAGGTTGGTGACATATGGGCAATATCCGTTGGCCACTATGCTTTGGCAACGATGAGGACATGTGATGCTTGTGATACCGAACGGTTCGAGTAATTTGGTTGTTGCATCCAACTATTCATTGATTGAAGTTGTTCGCTTccgagtgattttttttttcattgtatcGCTGAATAAAATTCATGTGTATATGGCGTTGAAAATAATGTGTATGGCGAGAGATACTTTTTGTGGTGCGTGTTCTTGACAACCACGCCAAGGaaaatttcatcaatttttacataaccaaaaaaaagtaattaacaaTAAGCTCAAGCCCAATAAGATCTTGCAATGGCCTAACAATTAACCCACTTTCCCCACATGTTAGTATCAGTTCAAAACACCACATAGACCTTctaaaaacttataaatatatatatatatatatatatatatatagactcacatacatacatacatacatgagACCAGCCCCTTGAAACTATAAATGGGTGGAGAATTGATTATCATACACCTCATCGTCTGCATGCAAATTAATTGACAAAAGTCAGGCATTGCTCGCAGGTTTGGAGCCTTGATCAAATCTGTTTTTGTGTCTActtttttggttatttgtggccacatatgaatttatatgttataatttgGCTAATCAAAATTACATAAGATCTTAAGTACTACTATTCTTCACTACTGTGTTTGCATGATTACTCGAATAAGATCTTCATGTTCAAGTTACAAGATAAATTAATGATCTTTTTACCATATCTGCTCTATTagataaacatatattatatatatgatatgttttaacagtgtttttgaaataaaataataaatgcaaGGTGGCTGGACTTATCTTATATTCTGGAGAAGAACTCGTGAGCCAAGGAGTTTGAACTTTTGTAGATGATCCCGTGAGTCGGAGAACATCCTTCTCCCAATTTCGGTATAGAGAAAAAGtcgatcccacagacggcgccaaTTATTAAtaccaaaaattgcacaacagactggaaaggaagaaagagtcaACCCCGACCCACATACGCTATATGAGCTTCGATACTGTGCTATTTGCTCGTCCACGGGTTGTTGGGGGCAAAATCTATTATATcaagtgatgattttacaatatctCGTAGCCTCACATATTGCTCAATACAATAGGAGAATTTTGTCTCAGGAGAGTCTCTCTAGAGAACTGGTGGAGAGTGCATGGAGTGAGCCTCCCAAATTTGTAGGGGAGCTGCTCCTTATATAAAGGTTATTTCCTTGGAGTGATAAAGTTCAACTTGACTTGTGatacattttccttttaggagtctaaaCCAACTTCTTTGCATTATCTCTTTCCTGTCTTATCTTTTGGCTTTATCTTATTCCATTAGTGATAGATTTCCAAAGTGTTTGGCCAAGTCAATTTAATTCCCAACACCGATTGTACTAaagttttttacaaattaagcataacacacacacatacactaAAGTTAAAGGAACTATTCTTAAACATCAAGGCTGCATGCACGAAGACCATTAGCCAaatcaattaaatatttataaattgtcGTGATTTCATATAAaacattaaatctattttataataaaaacagtTTTAGAATTTAGCGTACCCACATTAAAGcacattaatttatgagtttatttttataaaatcttcttataactaaaatatttatgatggaTGATTCATCTATTCGACCTGGTTTACACTTTAACGTCTAAGTAGAtatgtggcgccctcgacccccacgtgttattttagtggagtttGTGACACCGAGATGATGATCACACGAATCACGCACTCcatcgaccagtgctcagagtgtgtacaacatgcaataagtgtacaaaaataatattcgcagcagagaaaaaaaaagtttttctttattcagtaccagaatttgttcaaaaacaataaaataactttacaagaattatacagtcatcagatagataaattaaagacatgaaatatcataaggaaaacaaatcccaaaatgCTGAATAACAAATCAGCAACTTATACTTCTGGCGGAGTCGGCCCCTCAGGTTCAAACTTGGGCTCTGTGTCAAACTATACGGCACCATAAAATGGAACTGTAGGGTAAagcaccacaatgagattatgacatctcagcaagtaattaaccaaaataacatccaagagatatataaaaatcacaCGTCCCCATACGGACATAATCCACAAAAAACAACAGCAcatgttctttttttcaaaatacccTTTTTAAACCACCCacaccaaaatcccattttggctcaatcataaccattattttattaagcatgcgccacggtctcccctatggaccgtccACACGACCTGGCTCTTttcgtcacatcacgggtaacgtccgtgcatgagacttcgtaacgagcgatgcccagttctgccTTCAGcacgtacatggccaagcatcctctaacatCGCCAGCCAAAGGTCATGAAATcagtacgagagcgttaccatctcgtCCGTTTCCAtcgtcgccctgcgacaactcaggggatgttacgtcagtctgttacgctcccaagtgaccagaggagctctaccgagataatgccccatctcggcttggggtcgtgaaacaCACGCACCCACGCAATAGTATCAATTTCCAACCGATATTGTGACATCaccgcacaatttaataaaacgataaatattCAATCACCATTTAATGGAATACacttttaaataattcattaacaaaatctcaataaacGCCAAAATACAATTTCACATCTACACACGTATCCCATCCTCCAAaccggcccaaggcccaatttccaacaattccaacacaatcaatatttacaacaaagataacagtttacaaaatataattacaacaatttatttataaaattgagaaattacatacaatattaataaacgagaaaattacatacacacgaCGAATGGAAATAATCTGAAAGATCAAGCAAAATGAACAGTTGTACAAAGTGGCGGCACCACAGCGGCATACGGCAAAACAGTGCCCAAAAAAATGGGTTTCACTACACGGCAACAACCCAATTGATTTTCTCTCAAACTAGAACAAAACCAAGCTCAACAAAAACTCAAGCTCTCGGATTTAAACACCTAAAACTCACAATTTCTGAACCAATAAGCACTCGGCAAAGCTTACACAACCACTCGGGTTCACTCCAAAATTCAAAGACCAATCACTCAAATTACCAAGAGATGAAAGcttaagagagaaataaaactcAAATCGAAATCCCCAAATCTTGAGAAAgccgtggcctatttataggccaaatgTGGCGGTTCGCATGGCACGCGTGTTGCACGGGGGAAGAAGTAAATAACGGCAGCTAGCCGTGTGTGGCAGTGGAGAAGGTCTCGCGCTGACGTGTGGCGCGGCGGCAAGGGCAGCTCACACGGAAGTCATGCACAACGCCACCGAGGAGCTTGAGGAAGGAGGTGGTGGCAGTGTGGAGTAGGAGCCGGATAGCTAGCACTCGGGCTGCAACCGAGCGACATGAAGCTGCCGTGGGAAGGTGGAGGTGGCCCACGGCAAGCTGCTGTGTGCTGCCcgtaagaagaagaagaaagaagaagaagaaggaagaagaagatgaaggaaggAGAGGAAGGGTGTGCGGCGCATGAAGAACCTTATGAAACCCTAAGGAACCCTCTAAACGGCACCATAAAGATTAAGTGGGGGGCTGGGTCACACGGCACGAGCTGGGCCCTGCTTGGCGCACGGGCTGGGCTACAGGGCTGGGTTGGGTTTCGAGCTTCTCAAACCGGGCTGGGTCTCACTAAAACACACACACGGCCCAGTAAAATTAAAAcacagaaattataattaaaaagcccacaaataaataaaacctactacaaataaaattacaccaaaataataacacatataaaataacatggAATTTAAAATTaccaataaaataatagtaaggAAATAAAACccaacataccaaaataaataacaataaaataacacttaaaaaataaaataccaagagtataaacaacataattaaaataacacaaataaaataacactataaCTAGCAAAAATTGAGATCTCacaagatatataatattaaatattacatgGCCGTTTGGCTTTTAGAAAGAGAAAGTCTCCATTCTCTCTAGAGTGTTCTCGCCGGAGTGGAGGGTGTCCTCTCCTTTCcctttttatatacttttatggaagtgttttttttccccattctCCCCTCTCCAGCGACCACCTGTCGACACGTGCCTCACCACGCAATACTACAGTCGCCTATCTACTGGAAGGAAGCGGAATCGAGGCGAAAATGTTGGCGCATGAGCTACACGTGCGGCTTGCTTCTGCTCGTGGCACTCACTCGCCGCTTCTCCTCGAAGCGTCCACCAGTTACACATGCCACACTAGCAGATTGCCCACCTCGAGATCTTTCAGATCTGCTCCACCTCACCTCTCAACCATCAGCGCGTGGGCTCCACCCACCACTACAGGTGCGCAGGCCACAGTCGAGTCCATTCAATGCCGGTCTTGTAAAATGGACTATTATGTTATCACTTTTCCTAACtgatgattttggaaaatggaCTAAAGATCtcttcaaaaaatatctcaagacaACAAACTGCAGTGCATCCACAGTTTATACCGCCTCTAGTGGTTATTTAAAAACCATCTTTTAAGATAGCGCCCTCTTTGTATGGCATGGGTGGAGACCAAGAAATTGATCCCAAAAactgttttaattttcttttttctatcacTTTTGCACTATAATTATTGTACTGAGGTATTTGTTAGAGAATCTCACCCCTTCCTATATCAATTTGCTTACTTAGAaaccaagatatatatatatatatatataatattaaatggcAAACCTACTATGTTGAAGTGGTTGTTGTATATTTATTACTTGGAGTACTCAGCTCTGCTAGGGGCAACCAtggggttatatatatatatatatatatatatatatatatatatatttatataaagccACGTCAGTGAtggaaaaaaagtaaaaaaagaaagaaagaaagcaaaacaaaacaaagaggTAAATGGGAGGTAAAGGAAGAGGGAAAACTTAGATTTCAGAACAAGTTGGGTCTGGAAGAAAAACTGCAATTTTGCTCCTATCCTAGAAGAAACTCAGGTTGTTGCCCATAAAACTTGATTTATACTTCACTCCCAACTCAGATTCATCCCCTTTGATTTATATTGGAAGAAAGAAGATTGCGGTCGTCATTGTCTTCGGGTCTAGTTGATCTCGTCCATCTAGTTTCAATATTTGATCGAGCTTCTTCGTTTTTCCTGATGTTGTCATGGTAGCAATCagatatttagaaaaaaaaaatctctaatttGAATGGTTTGTTTCTATATATCCCTTTATGAGTTTGGTAATTATTTTTCTCGCTATCATCTTCCCATTGCCTCTTTAAGCTCCAAATTGTTAGAAAAAACTGGTAGTTAGTACGCCTACATAACTTGTTGTTTTGGTAGTGGTAAAGTAATGATCATTCTTGTCAAAATTACCCAGTTCCTTGCAAAAACTTTCAATAATTTTGGGATTTATCCAAATGGAGGAGTGAGAACTATGAGGTTAGTGAAGACGAAGGAGTGAGAACTTTAAATGGAAGACGAAGGAGGAAAGGAGGAAGGTGGATTTCGAGGGAGCTCTAGAAATGGGGGAAATTGTGATTTCGAGTGGTCTGGGAGCTCTAGAAATGGTTGCCTCAATCTTGATtctgaaatgagaaaaaaagggGAAGACGATGAAGATAGAAACATCGTCATTTCTATTTTGCCACATGGGACGTGGTTACTCCGCGGTTCCCCTTACCGGTTGGAAATAGACTTTCTCTAGAGTACTAGGGATAC includes these proteins:
- the LOC108990880 gene encoding 7-deoxyloganetin glucosyltransferase-like — translated: MGSVEEKPHAVCIPYPAQGHVNPMLKLAKVLHHRGFHITFINTEFNHRRLLKARGPDSLDGLPDFCFETIPDGLPPSDADATQDIPSLCDSIAKNFMIPFRNLLAKLNDTVSSNVPPVSCIVSDFSMHFSSNVAEELGIPILLLSTASARAFLGFAHTRRLVESGILTPPKDESHLPNRYMETTIDWIPGMKNIRIKDLPSFLFASDPKGIMRNFILEMVEKASKASAIVVNTFDALEHEGLDALSSLFPPVYSIGPLHLLLSQIPQNNSKLNNIGSNLWKNEADCLEWLNSKEPNSVIYVNFGSITVLTPPQMVEFACGLANSKKAFLWVIRPDMVKGDSVIVPHEFLSETKDRGIVQVSWCPQEDVLSHPSIGGFLTHCGWNSMIESMCAGVPVLCWPFFADQQTNCRLACVEWGIGMEIDCNVKRDEVEKLVRELMEGKKGKEMRKHAMKWKKMAEEAVGTDGSSNLNLDKVVKEVMLQLNP